GTGGAAACGTTTGAACGGAATAAAACCATCTTTTTCCCCGGCGATCCTGCCGAACGAGTGTTTTTTCTATTAAAAGGTGCCGTTAAACTCTCCAGGGTGTATGAAGCTGGAGAAGAAATAACCGTAGCACTGCTGCGGGAAAATAGTGTTTTCGGCGTCTTGTCCTTGCTGACAGGAAACAAGTCAGATAGGTTTTACCATGCGGTTGCTTTTACATCTGTAGAACTGCTATCAGCACCAATTGAACAGGTGGAACAAGCGCTAAAGGAAAACCCAGAATTGTCGATGTTAATGCTGCGAGGACTGTCTTCGCGGATTTTACAGACAGAAATGATGATAGAAACACTCGCTCACAGAGATATGGGTTCTAGATTGGTGAGTTTTTTGTTAATTCTTTGTCGTGATTTTGGCGTTCCTTGTGCAGATGGAATCACAGTTGATTTGAAGCTATCTCATCAGGCGATTGCTGAAGCAATTGGTTCGACTCGCGTGACTGTTACTAGATTACTAGGTGACTTGCGCGAAAAAAAGATGATTTCCATTCACAAGAAAAAAATTACTGTGCATAAGCCTGTTACCTTAAGTCGGCAATTTACATAAAACAGTACTGAGCAATGAGTCGTAAGTTTTGAGTAAGATAAAAAAGTCAGAAAAAATTCCTCACAACTCACGACTCACGGCTCAGAACTCTCTTGAACTGAGGAATAAAGACTGGTGAAAATTGAGTTATGTCAATGCTTGCCAATCTCTAATTTCCCACAGATAGTGACTGGAAGTAGTAGGCTGTATCTGGAAGGATTTCGTCGGTAGCTAAAGATGACCACCGGGTACATCCTAATCGCGGCAATTTTAATTCTGGGAGGCGTGATTGCCACCGTAGGCGATCGCATTGGCACGAGAGTTGGCAAGGCACGGCTCTCACTATTTAAGCTGCGTCCCAAAAACACGGCAGTGTTGGTAACTATTTTTACAGGTACTTTGATTTCGGCATCAACCCTCGGGATTTTATTTGCTGCCGATGACGGTTTGCGAAAAGGGGTTTTTGAGCTAGAGGATATTCAAAAAGACCTCAGACGCAGGCGTGTACAACTAGAAACAACAGCAAAGCAGCTAGAGGAAACAAGAGGAGAGCTAGATCAAGCCAGAAAAGAACAAAAGGCTCAAGAAGAACGCTTGCAGCAAACGAATCAATCCTTGCGGGAGGCAAACGCCAAACAACAGGCAACTCAGGCTCAACTCAACCGCACCATAAGTCAACAAACCAAGACTCAAACTCAACTTCAAC
The sequence above is a segment of the Mastigocladopsis repens PCC 10914 genome. Coding sequences within it:
- the ntcA gene encoding global nitrogen regulator NtcA: MIVTQDKALANVFRQMATGAFPPVVETFERNKTIFFPGDPAERVFFLLKGAVKLSRVYEAGEEITVALLRENSVFGVLSLLTGNKSDRFYHAVAFTSVELLSAPIEQVEQALKENPELSMLMLRGLSSRILQTEMMIETLAHRDMGSRLVSFLLILCRDFGVPCADGITVDLKLSHQAIAEAIGSTRVTVTRLLGDLREKKMISIHKKKITVHKPVTLSRQFT